Proteins from a single region of Primulina tabacum isolate GXHZ01 chromosome 5, ASM2559414v2, whole genome shotgun sequence:
- the LOC142545511 gene encoding uncharacterized protein LOC142545511, which yields MDKDVTVNPKKGNKQPKIRKKQPLKVVYITNPIKFKTSASEFRSLVQELTGQDSNLPESSTKFSAEECAVGYGGVQPGNAEAAKMALEADRNTVHALEDAREIGQHNVTIHGDVSQGSDPASFWSFGGGVPQGPDLSSFGSFGYNEIYSPHMVEELQGLVDSSSSQEASHFDLFKRLESM from the coding sequence ATGGACAAAGATGTCACCGTGAATCCGAAAAAGGGAAACAAGCAACCCAAAATCAGGAAAAAGCAGCCACTTAAAGTTGTGTACATAACAAACCCTATCAAGTTCAAAACCAGCGCTTCAGAATTCAGGTCCCTAGTTCAAGAGCTCACCGGGCAAGACTCCAATCTACCCGAATCCTCCACTAAGTTTTCCGCGGAGGAGTGTGCTGTCGGCTACGGCGGCGTCCAACCGGGGAATGCTGAGGCTGCGAAAATGGCACTGGAGGCGGACAGAAATACTGTTCATGCACTCGAAGACGCGAGGGAAATAGGTCAACACAATGTCACAATTCACGGTGATGTATCACAAGGATCTGATCCAGCGTCATTCTGGTCGTTCGGCGGCGGTGTGCCACAAGGGCCGGATCTATCTTCATTCGGGTCATTTGGTTATAATGAAATTTATTCTCCACATATGGTTGAGGAATTACAAGGGCTAGTGGATTCAAGCTCGAGTCAAGAAGCGTCACATTTTGATCTTTTCAAGAGGCTAGAATCCATGTAA
- the LOC142544571 gene encoding transcription factor ORG2-like, with translation MVDVSAHFSGFGWPLENLIGHDDYVSGEKFSDQNSDSIDLQCSPAGQDHMTGVSEFRKLGDTTKIFKKLNHNASERDRRKKMNTMYSTLRALLPPEYQSRKLSIPATISRVLKYIPELQKEIGTLIQKKEHLISKKSKRVFIEDSTIDFRKQRSRKPIRSSSSTLSATRISEQEIVLQFSMAKFEKGSISDALWCLEKEGFLVLSTSCFQAFGGRVFYNAHIQGQGSQNMDVLMLKEKTWMS, from the exons ATGGTCGACGTTTCTGCTCATTTCTCAGGTTTCGGGTGGCCGTTGGAGAATCTCATCGGCCATGATGACTACGTTTCCGGGGAAAAGTTTTCCGATCAAAATTCAGACTCCATCGATCTTCAATGTTCTCCGGCAGGACAAGATCATATGACTGGAGTTTCGGAGTTTCGTAAATTGGGCGACACGACTAAGATCTTCAAGAAGTTGAATCATAATGCCAGTGAAAGGGATCGTCGGAAAAAGATGAACACCATGTATTCCACTCTCCGCGCGCTGCTTCCGCCGGAATACCAGTCT AGAAAACTGAGTATTCCTGCTACAATTTCAAGAGTGCTGAAATACATCCCTGAGCTTCAGAAAGAAATAGGGACGTTGATTCAAAAGAAAGAGCATCTCATATCAAAGAAAAGTAAGAGGGTATTTATAGAAGATTCAACCATTGATTTCAGGAAGCAGAGATCAAGAAAACCGATACGAAGTTCATCGTCAACATTATCCGCAACACGAATAAGCGAACAAGAAATAGTTCTCCAGTTTTCGATGGCCAAATTTGAAAAGGGTTCAATTTCTGATGCTTTATGGTGTTTGGAGAAAGAAGGTTTTCTTGTGCTAAGCACTTCATGTTTTCAGGCTTTTGGAGGGAGGGTTTTCTATAATGCACATATTCAG GGACAAGGAAGTCAGAACATGGATGTCTTGATGTTGAAGGAAAAGACATGGATGTCTTGA
- the LOC142544572 gene encoding uncharacterized protein LOC142544572, whose protein sequence is MRQNLKIEGNEDAKNKEIGGVIEQCYDKYFVNTENWSSADFYHAVCQTVEEINKKIGSTQFRVPRISTIDHAYKKHHQGKGKLLKKEEFQKILEEVILDTGVTNIGAKDLLFYIFGVPATTLFFKQRLIPKLIPNEVFIPFVTSATVFLLAKFNKI, encoded by the exons ATGAGGCAAAATCTCAAGATAGAAG GAAATGAGGATGCAAAAAATAAGGAAATCGGAGGTGTGATAGAACAATGCTACGACAAGTACTTTGTGAACACTGAGAATTGGAGCTCAGCTGATTTCTACCATGCGGTGTGCCAGACTGTCGA agaaattaataaaaagatTGGCAGCACGCAATTTCGGGTGCCAAGGATTTCCACAATTGATCACGCATACAAA AAACATCACCAAGGCAAAGGAAAATTGCTGAAAAAGGaagaatttcagaaaattcttGAAGAAGTGATTCTTGACACAGGGGTCACAAATATTGGTGCAAAAGATTTATTATTCTACATTTTCGGAGTCCCTGCCACCACCCTCTTCTTCAAGCAACGTTTGATTCCAAAGCTTATTCCTAATGAAGTTTTCATACCTTTTGTCACTTCTGCTACTGTTTTCCTCCTTGCAAAATTTAACAagatataa